In the genome of Nocardioides palaemonis, the window CCGCAACAGCGAGGCGCAGCAGGAGAAGCTCAACGTGATCGCCGAGGCACTCGCCGCACTGATGGACTCACGCGCCGCCGACGACCCCGACCTGCGGGAGGCCGCCGACAACCTGCGCGAGGCCGTGGGGCTCGAGGAGCGTCACTGACTCACGCGGCCAGCAGCCGCAGCGTCTCCTCGCGGGTCGGCGCGGCGGTGGCGTCGGTGCCGGTCCAGGCGCCGGCGACCGGGTGGACCATCACCTCGTCGACGCCGTAGGTCGCGGCGAGCTCGGTGAGCCGGGCGCGTGCGGTCGTCGGCGAGCCGACGACCCACCGCTCGCTCATCGCGCGGCCGAACGACACCTGGTCGGGCGTCATCTCGACCGCCTCGGCCTCCTCCACGAGGCGCTGCGGCCGCAGCGGACCGCCGGTGCGGAGCGCGAGCATCTGCTGCACGTTGGGCAGCGCGAGGCGCTGCGCCTCCTCGTCGGTCCCGGCGACCACCGCGTTGGCGGTGAGGAAGGTCCGCGGCTCGGGGTGCTCCGGCGAGGGCCGGTAGGTCGAGCGGTAGAGCTCGATCGCCTCGGCCGTGCCCTGCCCGGCGAAGTGGTGCGCGAAGACGTAGGGCAGGCCCTTCTCGGCGGCGAGCCGCGCGGAGTAGTCCGACGAGCCGAGCAGCCACACGGTGGCCAGGCTCCGGGCGCTCGGCGTCGCGTGCAGCGGCTGGCGGCGCGGGCCGATCTGCACCTCGACGCCCTCGGGCGACATCAGCGTGCGGATGTCGTCGACGTACTCCGGGAAGCGGGTCACCGCGTCGTCCGCCGACTCGGCGCTGCCGCCGCGCAGGACGTAGCGGGTCAGCGGGTCGGTGCCCGGCGCACGGCCGATGCCCAGGTCGATCCTGCCCGGGAACGCTGCCTCGAGGAGCGCGAACTGCTCGGCCACGACGAGCGGAGCGTGGTTGGGCAGCATCACGCCTCCCGAGCCGACGCGGATCCGCTCGGTGGCGGAGGCGAGCATCGCGATCAGGACCGGCGGGTTGGTCGCGGCGACGGCCGGCATGTTGTGGTGCTCGGCCACCCAGTAGCGCCGGTAGCCGAGCTCGTCGGCGACCTGCGCGAGTCGCCGCGAGGCGGCGATGGCGTCGCCGGTGGCCTGGTCGCTGCGGACCGGCACGAGGTCGAGCACGGAGAGGGCGAGCGGGGAGGACGATGCAGCGGAAGTCACTGTCTGCACAGCGTCGACCCGGCGTCGGATATTCCAGTGGTCGTCAGTTGCCCTCAGGTGCACGTGAGGTCCTACCGTCGTGCCAGTGACCACCAGCACGCCGACGACCGCGCCACGCGAGCGGATCCTCTCCCCCACCTACGCCGCGACGACCGTGGCGATGTTCGGCCTGATCGCGTTCGTCGCGTTCGAGGCGATGGCGGTCGCGACGGTGATGCCCACGGTCGCGCGCGACCTCGACGGCCTCGGGCTCTACGCGCTCGCGTTCGCCGCACCGCTGGCCAGCGGGGTCGTCGGGATGGTCGCCGCCGGCGCGTGGAGCGACCGCAGCGGGCCCGTGGTCCCGCTGCTCGCCTCGCTCGCGCTCTTCAGCACCGGCCTGCTGGTCTGCGGCCTCGCGCCGACGATGGACGTCCTCCTCGTCGGGCGGGTGCTCCAGGGGCTCGGCGGGGGCGCGCTGACGGTGGGGCTCTACGTCGTCGTCGGGCTGGTCTACCCGCCCGCGCTGCGGCCCGCCGTGTTCGCCTCGTTCGCCGCCGCGTGGGTGCTGCCGGCGCTCTTCGGGCCGGGCCTGGCCGCGTTCGTCGCGAGCACGTGGAGCTGGCGGTGGGTCTTCCTCGGCGCGGTGGCGCTGGTGGTCGTCGCGCTCGCCCTGCTCGCTCCCGCGCTGCGCGGCCTCGAGCCGCCGGAGGAGGGCGAGCGGACCCCGCGCATCCGCCTGTGGTGGGCCGTGGTGGGCGCCACGGCCGTGCTGGTGCTCGAGCTGCTCGGCTCGGCCAGCGGGCTGACCGCGCTCGGCGCCTTCGTCGCCCTCGCGCTCGTCTGGACCGCGCTCGGTCGGCTGCTCCCCGCCGGCAGCCGGCGGCTGGGGCGCGGGCTGCCCGCGGTGATCGCCACCCGCGGCCTGCTCAGCGGCGTGTTCTTCTGCGCCGAGGCCTACATCGTCTACGTGCTCCAGGACCACTGGGACCTCACCGCCGGTCGCGCCGGCATCGCGCTGACCTGCGTCGGCGTGGTCTGGGCGGCCGCGAGCCAGCTCCAGTCCCGCCTCGGCGAGCGGGTCTCGCACACCCGCGCGATGGTCGTCGGCACGTCCGTCGTGCTGCTCGGCACCGGCGTGCTGGCGCTGACCGTCGCGTCGCTCGACGCCGGCTCCCGGCCGTCGGCGGTGCTGCCGGCCGCGGCGTACGTCCTCGCCGGCGCGGGGATGGGCTTCGCCTACCCGCGGACCGGCGTGGCGATGCTGGAGGCCTCGACCGACCGGGACCGCGGCTTCAACTCCTCCGCGCTGTCGGTCGCGGACTCGCTCGGCGCGGCGCTCGCGCTGTCCGCGGCCGGCGCGCTGTTCGCCGCCTCCGACCGGGCCGGGCTCGACCCGTTCCTCGCGGTCTTCACCGCCGCCGCCTCGGTCGGGGTGCTCGGGGTGCTCGCGGCGGCTCGGACCCGAGCCGTCAGCCGTACGTCACCCTCCTGACCAGCACCTCGAACGGTCCCCGCCGCCCGGTGCGGCGCATCCAGTCCGCGAGGACGACCGTGAGGCCCCACGTGACGACCGCGAGCAACGCGTTGGCCGCGACGCCCACGTCGTCGGACAGGCCGAGCAGCACGGGCGTGAAGGCGAGCGTCCAGACCACCGACTGGGCGAGGTAGCAGGTCATCGACCGCTGGCCGACTGCCTGCAGGGCGAGCACGACGCGGCCCTCGGCGCGGCCGGTGCACTCGAGGCGGAGGGCGAGCGCGGCGAGGAGGGCGGCGTAGCCGAAGCCACCGAACACCCCCGACGCGTCGTGCAGCGCCGCCAGGTCCCGCAGCGCGGCGTCACCGGGCAGCGGGCCGCCGAGGTGCAGGAGGGCCAGCGGCTGCGCGCCGGCCACGGCGATCGCCACACCGGCCAGTCCGACGAGCACGAGCCCGCGTGCGCGCCGGTCGGTCGCACCGTCTGCGGGCCGCTCGAGCAGCCGGCGCCGCCCGATCCAGAGGCCGACCAGGAACGGGCAGGCGAAGCCGATCGGGCCGAGCGAGGCGATGAAGGCGGACGCGAAGGCCCGGTCGACCAGTGCCGTCGCGAGGTCGGTGGGAAGCATCGTGGTCGCGTCCGGCCCGCCGGTGACGTCGCTGAGCGCGCCGTCGTCCGGCATCCCGCTGATCACCCAGAAGACCGCGGCCACGGCGAGCAGCCAGCCGTCACGCCACCGCACCGCCCACGCGCCGAGCAGGAGCAGCACGCCGTAGGCGGCGAGGATGTCGCCCACGAACAGCAGGACCGCGTGGACGAAGCCGACGGCGACCAGCACCATCGCCCGGCGCCACAGCAGCCGGCGTACGGCGCGCGGCGGGGCGTCGCCCTGCCGGCGCACGATCTGGGCGACGCCGTAGCCGAAGAGCAGGCCGAACATCGGGAACGCGCGGCCATCGACGAAGGTGGTGGTCGCCCAGGCGACGGCGCGGTCGAGCGCCCCCCCGTCGAGCGGGTAGCCGCCGAGGTAGGACGAGCCCTCGAGGAAGTAGTGCGAGTTGGCCAGCGCGATGGCCAGCAGCATCACGCCGCGGGCAAGGTCGGGACCGAGCGCCCGGGCGGCGGGTGCCGTGGGTCCGACGCGCACGGACGACGGGCTGCTCATCCGGCAATACTAGAGCGAGCACTCCATTATTTGCCCAGGGCCCGCCACCGGACGCACGGAAGCCCCCGGAGGTCCGGGGGCTTCCGTGGCTGTCGACCGTCGAGCGGTCAGGAGGCCTGGTCGAGCGTCGGGTAGTCGGTGTAGCCCTCGGCGCCACCGCCGTAGAACGTGTCGGGGTTGGGCTCGTTGAGCTCCGCCCCCTCGCGCCAGCGCTCGGCGAGGTCGGGGTTGGCGAGGAACGGGCGCCCCACGACCACCGCGTCGGCGAGGCCGGTGCCGAGCAGCTTCTCGACCGACTCGAGGGTGGTGACGTCGCCGAAGCCGTCGTTGAGCAGCACCACGCCGTCGAAGCGCTCGCGCAGGTCGCGGACCAGCGACTCGAGCGGCTCCAGCGGGCTGGCGAGCAGGCTGAGGTAGGCCAGGCCGAGCGGGGACACGGCGTCGACGACCGCGCGGTAGGTCTCCGCGAGGTCGGCGTTGATCTCCTCGCCGATGCCGTTGAACTGGTGGGCGGGGCTGAGCCGCAGGCCCAC includes:
- a CDS encoding LLM class flavin-dependent oxidoreductase, which codes for MTSAASSSPLALSVLDLVPVRSDQATGDAIAASRRLAQVADELGYRRYWVAEHHNMPAVAATNPPVLIAMLASATERIRVGSGGVMLPNHAPLVVAEQFALLEAAFPGRIDLGIGRAPGTDPLTRYVLRGGSAESADDAVTRFPEYVDDIRTLMSPEGVEVQIGPRRQPLHATPSARSLATVWLLGSSDYSARLAAEKGLPYVFAHHFAGQGTAEAIELYRSTYRPSPEHPEPRTFLTANAVVAGTDEEAQRLALPNVQQMLALRTGGPLRPQRLVEEAEAVEMTPDQVSFGRAMSERWVVGSPTTARARLTELAATYGVDEVMVHPVAGAWTGTDATAAPTREETLRLLAA
- a CDS encoding MFS transporter; protein product: MTTSTPTTAPRERILSPTYAATTVAMFGLIAFVAFEAMAVATVMPTVARDLDGLGLYALAFAAPLASGVVGMVAAGAWSDRSGPVVPLLASLALFSTGLLVCGLAPTMDVLLVGRVLQGLGGGALTVGLYVVVGLVYPPALRPAVFASFAAAWVLPALFGPGLAAFVASTWSWRWVFLGAVALVVVALALLAPALRGLEPPEEGERTPRIRLWWAVVGATAVLVLELLGSASGLTALGAFVALALVWTALGRLLPAGSRRLGRGLPAVIATRGLLSGVFFCAEAYIVYVLQDHWDLTAGRAGIALTCVGVVWAAASQLQSRLGERVSHTRAMVVGTSVVLLGTGVLALTVASLDAGSRPSAVLPAAAYVLAGAGMGFAYPRTGVAMLEASTDRDRGFNSSALSVADSLGAALALSAAGALFAASDRAGLDPFLAVFTAAASVGVLGVLAAARTRAVSRTSPS
- a CDS encoding DUF418 domain-containing protein, with product MSSPSSVRVGPTAPAARALGPDLARGVMLLAIALANSHYFLEGSSYLGGYPLDGGALDRAVAWATTTFVDGRAFPMFGLLFGYGVAQIVRRQGDAPPRAVRRLLWRRAMVLVAVGFVHAVLLFVGDILAAYGVLLLLGAWAVRWRDGWLLAVAAVFWVISGMPDDGALSDVTGGPDATTMLPTDLATALVDRAFASAFIASLGPIGFACPFLVGLWIGRRRLLERPADGATDRRARGLVLVGLAGVAIAVAGAQPLALLHLGGPLPGDAALRDLAALHDASGVFGGFGYAALLAALALRLECTGRAEGRVVLALQAVGQRSMTCYLAQSVVWTLAFTPVLLGLSDDVGVAANALLAVVTWGLTVVLADWMRRTGRRGPFEVLVRRVTYG